The Halorientalis sp. IM1011 genome window below encodes:
- a CDS encoding lamin tail domain-containing protein, protein MRRWAPLVLVALLVVLAGCGGTTGVGTDGTPASTTAPTDGEPTAGTTDDGTTTATGQASANGSVSVHFINVEQGSSTLIVGPTNETILIDSGDWRDDGEDVLEYLRANDIDRIDHLVTTHADADHIGGHAAVIEYFETEADGVGAVYDPGITSSSQTYERYLDAVEAHNVTLYETRAGDGISFDGASVDVLAPPESYVASGDRNENSIVLRVAHGGSSFLLPGDAGPEGEEYLVDEYDSALNVSVLQAGHHGSDTSSSAALLDAATPRVAVISSAYDSQYGHPDEAVLERFAARSIQTYWTATHGDIVLTSNGTAIAVATQETAPTSAVELRDGDAVAPGTGGAVQQRTVFEVGGEADPIVTDGGSDTPTSTPTSTPGESSALAIATIHEEPAGDEYDNLNDEYVVFENSGGEELDLSGWTVWDAADHTYTFPSGFTLDAGAQVTVHTGSGQDTETDLYWGSGSPIWNNGGDTVIVRDDAGELVIEEAYP, encoded by the coding sequence ATGCGAAGATGGGCTCCCCTCGTTCTCGTCGCCCTTCTGGTCGTCCTCGCAGGCTGTGGGGGCACGACCGGCGTGGGGACGGACGGGACACCGGCGTCGACGACCGCACCGACTGATGGCGAACCGACAGCCGGGACAACTGACGACGGAACGACCACTGCGACTGGACAGGCCAGTGCAAATGGCTCGGTGTCAGTGCACTTCATCAACGTCGAGCAGGGGTCGAGTACGCTGATCGTCGGCCCCACGAACGAGACGATACTCATCGACAGTGGCGACTGGCGGGACGACGGGGAGGACGTCCTCGAGTATCTGCGGGCCAACGACATCGACCGGATCGACCATCTGGTTACGACCCACGCCGACGCCGACCACATCGGTGGGCACGCGGCAGTGATCGAGTACTTCGAGACCGAGGCTGACGGCGTCGGTGCCGTGTACGATCCCGGCATCACGTCGAGTAGCCAGACCTACGAGCGCTACCTCGACGCCGTCGAGGCCCACAACGTGACACTGTACGAGACGCGAGCTGGTGATGGGATTTCCTTCGATGGGGCATCGGTCGACGTACTCGCACCACCGGAGTCCTACGTCGCCAGTGGCGATCGTAACGAGAACAGTATCGTCCTTCGGGTGGCCCACGGCGGATCGAGTTTCCTGTTGCCCGGTGACGCCGGCCCCGAGGGTGAGGAGTATCTCGTCGACGAGTACGACTCGGCGCTGAACGTGTCAGTCCTGCAGGCGGGTCACCACGGCAGTGATACGAGTTCGAGTGCGGCGTTGCTTGATGCGGCCACGCCGCGGGTGGCGGTCATCTCCAGTGCCTACGACTCCCAGTACGGGCATCCCGACGAGGCCGTGCTGGAGCGGTTCGCGGCACGGTCGATCCAGACCTACTGGACGGCGACTCACGGCGACATCGTCCTGACGAGCAACGGGACGGCGATTGCAGTCGCGACTCAGGAGACTGCACCGACATCGGCAGTGGAGTTGCGTGATGGTGACGCGGTTGCACCGGGAACTGGCGGTGCCGTCCAGCAGCGGACGGTGTTCGAGGTCGGTGGTGAGGCTGATCCCATCGTGACCGACGGCGGCTCTGATACGCCGACGTCGACACCCACGTCGACGCCTGGTGAGTCCAGTGCACTGGCGATTGCCACGATTCACGAGGAGCCTGCCGGTGACGAGTACGACAACCTGAACGACGAGTACGTCGTCTTCGAGAACAGTGGTGGCGAGGAACTGGATCTGTCGGGGTGGACTGTCTGGGATGCGGCCGATCACACCTACACGTTCCCATCCGGGTTCACGCTCGATGCCGGTGCCCAGGTGACGGTGCACACCGGGAGTGGACAGGACACTGAAACGGATCTCTACTGGGGGTCGGGCAGTCCGATCTGGAACAACGGCGGCGATACGGTTATCGTCCGGGACGATGCAGGTGAGCTCGTGATCGAGGAGGCGTACCCATGA
- a CDS encoding ATP-binding protein has product MTSTLRQLHGLDLQTDDGWLDIFRPSPRPTIEWLLVSDGQTAAIDYYLGIDPAEALDQVTPLCRGLVPNSYEFKRVEWHPDHLQTEDRSMAAVDFQADLDRKRDWLTRLTPFGDFKDADDAHVPLATIAELMANSSVPMVYQALVQPLPDKTGEAEVRQREIETGEDTLSGTLINALVGQPDEDDIKLTVADEQRIDELAEKDLRHPFVVNARAVAFADQETTAARTIERLSSALGDVSYTSADITGRVHTGSDAQDCFDALAERTVVPVNDRSLRSYLPGTRTTSRGIVADPTEVGNFCLLDGSALPTGAQRALETVPKSQTSIPLPPESVLDTYRTDGLVLGRPVTSDGTTTEPIALPPEMQTRNVGWIGQTGTGKSTSLITAALENHQATDGPEIIFDPKGGRMTQEYLRCHYARFGDLDDVIYFDCAEWLPAISFFDIQPDLEAGVPRSVAVLDRIGHYQEILRQLMGAEQYDRAIGSTDMIRDMLRALYDPIHGRDVVTNRGIRQALERFRSRKSPPAVSNPDLRDRLRGAVENDDPEIFRKVMNGAVNRVDKVSSSPHLNRVFNHRPTGIEADQPAFDFADWLDDDVVILFDTGRLQSEAKRGLTLVLLSNLWSALRRRRRRNVNVDLPLVTVYLEEAADVANGDLLAELLAQSRSFGCALVLAMQFPGQLEATDSDLYQELLNNVGTYVTGTVGVDHDLAHRFATDAMGRESTANRLRGLSAGQWFVDLLGEFQGRNPRPFIAESLPRPEGHPDRTDSGPGAGFTTAHDGLLDRTKQDYGLPIDDPDSSPAEGATTDDDPWQPADGPVTAGADSERAGGIDGESSPVEDGEVPPILSSTSRMPSFVRYDEDSDALVCTTCDSRFDSTADGMRTAIQCCHDLASVDLDDVPITSCNVTLSPDEIRASKWSPRQLTFLQAVHNAQQRRYDPIEYDIVHDSMIRLKEDVGIDQDEIDDLLDAGLLRHDGDHPQRYYSVTAAGRDAIDEEFQAGVDFGHGKGDLDESSQHVAMIEASARWLQQERVDDPEYPDAEVVTYYEVREGSADAAAFMGSDADSTVENLEQRRLDCVTLDENGDVVVAVEAERINHDVTRAVPEDYDKMAACEPDDAIWVVLSQSAGHDVLAALNEPADGDARVEKTYSSTTPPQQFRIDQPGLTAIYPMTWLQRQVQTDSG; this is encoded by the coding sequence GTGACCTCGACGCTACGACAACTCCACGGCCTCGACCTGCAGACCGACGACGGCTGGCTGGACATCTTCCGACCGTCGCCACGACCGACGATCGAGTGGCTGCTGGTCTCGGATGGCCAGACCGCCGCGATCGACTACTACCTCGGGATCGACCCGGCCGAGGCACTCGACCAGGTGACGCCACTCTGTCGAGGGCTGGTCCCCAACAGCTACGAGTTCAAACGCGTGGAGTGGCACCCCGACCACCTCCAGACCGAAGACCGCTCGATGGCCGCGGTCGACTTCCAGGCCGACCTTGACCGCAAGCGTGACTGGCTGACGCGGCTGACGCCGTTTGGCGACTTCAAGGACGCCGACGACGCCCACGTCCCGCTGGCCACGATCGCCGAACTGATGGCGAACAGTTCGGTCCCGATGGTCTACCAGGCACTCGTCCAGCCGCTCCCCGACAAAACTGGTGAGGCCGAAGTTCGCCAGCGCGAGATCGAGACCGGTGAGGATACGCTGAGCGGCACGCTGATCAATGCGCTCGTGGGCCAGCCCGACGAGGACGATATCAAGCTCACGGTCGCCGACGAACAGCGAATCGACGAACTCGCCGAGAAGGATCTCAGACACCCGTTCGTCGTCAACGCACGGGCGGTCGCGTTCGCCGACCAGGAAACCACAGCAGCTCGTACCATCGAACGTCTCTCCAGCGCACTCGGTGACGTGAGCTACACGTCCGCCGACATCACCGGAAGGGTACACACTGGCTCGGATGCACAGGACTGTTTCGACGCCCTGGCCGAGCGCACCGTGGTGCCGGTGAACGACCGATCGCTTCGTTCGTACCTCCCCGGCACGCGGACGACGAGCCGGGGAATCGTCGCCGATCCCACGGAGGTTGGGAACTTCTGCCTGCTCGACGGGAGTGCCCTCCCCACCGGCGCACAGCGGGCACTCGAAACAGTGCCCAAGTCACAGACGTCGATCCCACTCCCGCCGGAATCCGTGCTGGACACCTACAGAACTGATGGTCTGGTACTGGGGCGACCGGTGACCAGTGACGGGACGACAACGGAGCCGATCGCTCTCCCACCCGAGATGCAGACCCGCAACGTCGGCTGGATCGGCCAGACCGGGACCGGCAAATCGACGAGTCTCATCACCGCGGCCCTGGAGAACCACCAGGCGACCGACGGCCCCGAGATCATCTTCGATCCGAAGGGTGGTCGGATGACCCAGGAGTATCTCCGCTGTCACTACGCCAGATTCGGGGACCTGGACGACGTCATCTACTTCGACTGTGCAGAGTGGCTGCCCGCCATCTCGTTTTTCGATATCCAACCCGACCTCGAGGCTGGGGTCCCCCGCAGCGTCGCCGTCCTGGACCGGATCGGCCACTATCAGGAGATCCTCCGCCAGCTCATGGGTGCCGAGCAGTACGACCGTGCCATCGGGTCGACGGATATGATCAGAGACATGCTCCGGGCCCTGTACGATCCGATCCACGGGCGTGACGTCGTCACCAACCGGGGCATACGACAGGCACTCGAACGGTTCAGGAGTCGTAAATCACCGCCCGCAGTTAGCAACCCCGACCTTCGAGACCGTCTCCGGGGGGCGGTCGAGAACGACGATCCAGAGATATTCAGGAAAGTCATGAACGGTGCGGTCAATCGTGTCGATAAGGTAAGCTCGTCGCCCCATCTCAACCGTGTGTTCAATCACCGACCGACCGGCATCGAGGCCGACCAGCCTGCCTTCGATTTCGCCGATTGGCTCGACGACGACGTGGTCATTCTCTTCGACACTGGCCGGCTCCAGTCCGAGGCCAAGCGCGGCCTGACGCTCGTCCTGTTGTCGAACCTCTGGTCTGCGCTTCGTCGCCGTCGTCGACGGAACGTCAATGTCGACCTCCCGCTGGTCACCGTGTATCTGGAGGAGGCCGCCGACGTTGCGAACGGGGATTTGCTCGCCGAACTCCTCGCCCAGAGTCGTTCGTTTGGCTGTGCGCTGGTCCTGGCCATGCAGTTCCCCGGACAGCTCGAAGCGACCGATTCGGACCTGTACCAGGAGCTGTTGAACAACGTCGGGACGTACGTCACTGGCACGGTCGGTGTCGATCACGACCTCGCGCATCGCTTCGCCACCGACGCGATGGGTCGAGAGTCGACGGCGAACCGCCTGCGCGGACTCTCAGCCGGACAGTGGTTCGTCGATCTCCTCGGAGAATTCCAGGGTCGCAATCCGAGGCCATTTATCGCCGAATCACTGCCCCGTCCGGAAGGCCATCCTGACCGTACGGATAGCGGTCCTGGCGCTGGCTTCACCACCGCACACGACGGCCTGCTCGATCGGACGAAACAGGACTACGGCCTGCCGATCGACGATCCCGATTCGAGCCCAGCCGAAGGGGCGACGACAGACGACGATCCGTGGCAGCCGGCGGACGGACCCGTCACTGCTGGAGCCGATAGTGAACGGGCGGGCGGTATTGACGGTGAGTCGTCCCCTGTGGAGGACGGCGAAGTCCCACCGATCCTCTCTTCGACGAGTCGGATGCCATCGTTCGTCCGCTACGACGAGGACAGTGACGCGCTCGTCTGTACGACCTGTGACAGCCGATTCGATTCCACGGCCGACGGGATGCGGACGGCGATCCAGTGCTGTCACGATCTCGCCAGCGTGGACCTGGACGACGTGCCGATCACCAGTTGTAATGTGACGCTGAGTCCCGACGAGATCCGGGCGAGCAAGTGGTCACCGCGACAGCTCACCTTCCTGCAGGCAGTCCACAACGCCCAGCAGCGGCGGTACGATCCGATCGAGTACGATATCGTCCACGACAGCATGATCCGCCTCAAGGAAGACGTCGGGATCGATCAGGACGAAATCGACGACCTCCTCGATGCCGGCTTGCTCCGCCACGACGGGGACCATCCCCAGCGGTACTATTCGGTGACCGCAGCGGGCCGTGACGCGATCGACGAGGAGTTCCAGGCGGGCGTGGATTTCGGCCATGGGAAAGGTGATCTCGACGAGTCCAGCCAGCACGTCGCGATGATCGAGGCGAGTGCCCGGTGGCTCCAACAGGAGCGCGTCGACGATCCCGAGTATCCGGACGCCGAGGTCGTCACCTATTACGAGGTCCGTGAGGGGAGTGCCGACGCTGCCGCCTTCATGGGGAGTGATGCTGACAGCACTGTCGAGAATCTCGAACAGCGACGACTCGACTGTGTGACCCTCGACGAGAACGGTGACGTGGTCGTCGCTGTCGAGGCCGAGCGGATCAATCACGATGTCACTCGTGCTGTCCCGGAGGACTACGACAAGATGGCCGCCTGTGAGCCCGACGATGCCATCTGGGTCGTCCTGAGCCAGTCCGCTGGCCACGATGTCCTCGCAGCACTCAATGAGCCCGCTGATGGTGACGCCCGCGTCGAGAAGACCTACAGTTCGACTACGCCGCCTCAGCAGTTCCGTATCGACCAGCCCGGGCTCACTGCAATCTATCCGATGACGTGGCTCCAGCGACAGGTGCAAACTGATTCTGGATAG
- a CDS encoding homing endonuclease associated repeat-containing protein yields MKVEGDYMCDICGESFDTNVEIASHMAGHKRSITPDHISEELRRIAEQKGRPPKQPEVEEETDFTAGAVQSTFGSWREGLLEAGLEPLDHSYSREELIDELRRVAEKLGHSPSTMEMKKHGEVYPATVKRQFGSWNTGLDAARLSTTKSTKVTPQEVITAIQALADDLGRPPTAYEMDDLGEHATKVAQQRFGSWNAALQEAGFDPHKRRNIPEEELLKELTQLCDDLGHVPSTVEMREHGENTIYPYIRRYGSWKQAVEAAGMEYRGYPSGPDHPTWKGGYGDISYGPNWYKQRKRALERDGFECQMPDCSIDRETHRELWDRDLNVHHITPLDTFIDADGVLDYERSNRLENLVTLCRRHHMLWEQFAPLQPDIR; encoded by the coding sequence ATGAAAGTCGAAGGAGACTATATGTGCGACATCTGCGGCGAATCGTTCGATACGAACGTCGAGATTGCAAGCCACATGGCAGGTCACAAGCGATCCATCACACCTGACCATATCAGCGAGGAACTCAGACGTATCGCCGAGCAGAAAGGCCGACCACCAAAGCAACCCGAAGTTGAGGAGGAGACGGATTTCACTGCTGGTGCGGTACAATCAACGTTCGGAAGTTGGAGAGAAGGACTACTGGAAGCGGGGCTTGAACCACTTGATCACTCGTACTCGAGAGAGGAGCTAATCGACGAGTTACGGCGCGTAGCCGAGAAGCTCGGTCACTCTCCGTCAACAATGGAAATGAAGAAACATGGGGAGGTATATCCAGCTACGGTAAAACGGCAATTTGGATCGTGGAATACCGGACTCGACGCTGCAAGGCTGTCGACGACGAAATCGACCAAGGTCACTCCTCAAGAAGTAATCACAGCAATTCAGGCACTTGCTGACGACCTTGGGCGGCCACCGACCGCCTACGAAATGGATGACCTAGGAGAGCATGCAACAAAAGTCGCCCAACAGCGCTTCGGCAGTTGGAACGCTGCACTTCAGGAGGCAGGCTTTGACCCTCATAAGCGGCGAAATATACCTGAAGAGGAGTTACTGAAGGAGCTCACTCAACTCTGTGATGATTTGGGTCACGTACCCTCAACTGTTGAAATGCGAGAACATGGAGAGAACACTATCTACCCGTACATCCGGCGGTATGGATCATGGAAGCAGGCCGTGGAGGCGGCTGGGATGGAATATCGCGGCTATCCAAGCGGACCTGATCATCCTACTTGGAAAGGTGGCTACGGGGATATTTCGTATGGGCCAAATTGGTACAAGCAGCGCAAACGTGCGCTAGAACGGGACGGATTTGAGTGCCAGATGCCGGACTGTTCCATCGACCGTGAGACCCACCGCGAGCTCTGGGACCGTGACCTAAACGTCCATCACATTACGCCGCTTGACACATTCATCGATGCCGACGGTGTCCTTGACTACGAACGGTCGAATCGACTTGAGAACTTGGTCACGCTCTGTCGGCGCCATCATATGCTGTGGGAGCAGTTCGCTCCGCTCCAACCCGATATCCGCTAA
- a CDS encoding DUF3006 domain-containing protein, protein MIDDGTYTAVLDRFEDDLAVLLVEGEEDLVGELVVEREELPEDGQHVDAVVTVVVEDGELDDVWYEEAETDERKESVQSRFDRLSERPPSDDDEEV, encoded by the coding sequence ATGATCGACGATGGCACCTATACGGCGGTCCTGGACCGATTCGAGGACGACCTCGCAGTGTTGCTGGTCGAAGGGGAGGAGGATCTGGTCGGGGAGTTGGTGGTGGAGCGGGAGGAGCTACCCGAGGATGGCCAGCACGTCGATGCGGTGGTGACCGTGGTTGTCGAGGATGGCGAGTTGGACGACGTGTGGTACGAGGAAGCGGAGACTGACGAGCGGAAAGAAAGTGTGCAGTCACGGTTTGATCGGCTGTCCGAACGGCCCCCGTCAGATGACGACGAGGAAGTGTGA